From one Deltaproteobacteria bacterium genomic stretch:
- the cas2 gene encoding CRISPR-associated endonuclease Cas2: MAKKIHHVLVSYDIHDPQRLQKVGKALTDYGERVLKSVFECNLTAGQFQRLKARVD; this comes from the coding sequence ATGGCTAAAAAAATTCATCATGTCCTGGTCAGTTACGATATTCACGATCCCCAACGGCTCCAGAAGGTGGGTAAGGCCCTGACCGATTACGGGGAACGGGTGCTGAAGAGCGTCTTTGAGTGCAATCTCACTGCGGGGCAATTTCAGCGTCTCAAAGCTCGGGTGGACG